Proteins found in one Tamandua tetradactyla isolate mTamTet1 chromosome 1, mTamTet1.pri, whole genome shotgun sequence genomic segment:
- the LOC143646400 gene encoding heterogeneous nuclear ribonucleoprotein A3-like isoform X2, which yields MEGHDPKEPEQLRKLFIGGLSFETTDDSLREHFEKWGTLTDCVVMRDPQTKRSRGFGFVTYSCVEEVDAAMCARPHKVDGRVVEPKRAVSREDSVKPGAHLTVKKIFVGGIKEDTEEYNLRDYFEKYGKIETIEVMEDRQSGKKRGFAFVTFDDHDTVDKIVVQKYHTINGHNCEVEKALSKPEMQSAGSQRGRGGGSGNFMGRGGNFGGGGGNFGHGGNFGGRGGYGGGGGGSRGSYGGGDGGYNGFGGDGGNYGGGPGYSSRGGYGGGGPGYGNQGGGCGGGGGGCDGYNEGGNFGSGNYGGGGSYNDFGNYSGQQQSNYGPMKGGSFGGRSSGSPYGGGYGSGGGSGGYGSRRF from the exons ATGGAG GGCCATGATCCAAAGGAACCAGAGCAGTTGAGAAAACTGTTTATTGGTGGTTTGAGCTTTGAAACTACAGATGATAGTTTAAGAGAACATTTTGAGAAATGGGGCACACTCACAGATTGTGTGGTGATGAGAGACCCTCAAACAAAACGTTCCAGAGGCTTTGGTTTTGTGACTTACTCTTGTGTTGAAGAGGTGGATGCAGCAATGTGTGCTCGACCACACAAGGTTGATGGGCGTGTAGTGGAACCAAAGAGAGCTGTTTCTAGAGAGGATTCTGTAAAGCCTGGTGCCCATCTAACAGTGAAGAAAATTTTTGTTGGTGGTATTAAAGAAGATACAGAAGAATACAATTTGAGAGACTACTTTGAAAAGTATGGCAAGATTGAAACCATAGAAGTTATGGAAGACAGGCAGagtggaaaaaagagaggatttgCTTTTGTGACTTTTGATGATCATGATACAGTTGATAAAATTGTTGTTCAGAAATACCATACTATTAATGGGCATAATTGTGAAGTGGAAAAGGCCCTTTCTAAACCAGAGATGCAGTCTGCTGGATCACAAAGAGGTCGTGGAGGTGGATCTGGCAACTTTATGGGCCGTGGAGGGAACTTTGGAGGTGGTGGAGGGAACTTTGGCCACGGTGGAAACTTTGGTGGAAGAGGAGGctatggtggtggaggtggtggcagCAGAGGTAGTTATGGAGGAGGTGATGGTGGATATAATGGATTTGGAGGTGATGGTGGCAACTATGGCGGTGGTCCTGGTTATAGTAGTAGAGGGGGCTATGGTGGTGGTGGACCAGGATATGGAAACCAAGGTGGTgggtgtggtggtggtggcggaGGATGTGATGGTTACAATGAAGGAGGAAATTTTGGCAGTGGTAACTATGGTGGTGGTGGAAGCTATAATGATTTTGGAAATTATAGTGGACAACAGCAATCAAATTATGGACCCATGAAAGGGGGCAGTTTTGGTGGAAGAAGCTCGGGCAGTCCCTATGGTGGTGGTTATGGATCTGGTGGTGGAAGTGGTGGATATGGTAGCAGAAGGTTCTAA
- the LOC143646400 gene encoding heterogeneous nuclear ribonucleoprotein A3-like isoform X1, which translates to MEVKLPPGRPQPDSGHRRQREEGHDPKEPEQLRKLFIGGLSFETTDDSLREHFEKWGTLTDCVVMRDPQTKRSRGFGFVTYSCVEEVDAAMCARPHKVDGRVVEPKRAVSREDSVKPGAHLTVKKIFVGGIKEDTEEYNLRDYFEKYGKIETIEVMEDRQSGKKRGFAFVTFDDHDTVDKIVVQKYHTINGHNCEVEKALSKPEMQSAGSQRGRGGGSGNFMGRGGNFGGGGGNFGHGGNFGGRGGYGGGGGGSRGSYGGGDGGYNGFGGDGGNYGGGPGYSSRGGYGGGGPGYGNQGGGCGGGGGGCDGYNEGGNFGSGNYGGGGSYNDFGNYSGQQQSNYGPMKGGSFGGRSSGSPYGGGYGSGGGSGGYGSRRF; encoded by the coding sequence ATGGAGGTAAAACTGCCGCCCGGTCGCCCCCAGCCTGACTCAGGCCATCGCCGCCAGCGGGAGGAGGGCCATGATCCAAAGGAACCAGAGCAGTTGAGAAAACTGTTTATTGGTGGTTTGAGCTTTGAAACTACAGATGATAGTTTAAGAGAACATTTTGAGAAATGGGGCACACTCACAGATTGTGTGGTGATGAGAGACCCTCAAACAAAACGTTCCAGAGGCTTTGGTTTTGTGACTTACTCTTGTGTTGAAGAGGTGGATGCAGCAATGTGTGCTCGACCACACAAGGTTGATGGGCGTGTAGTGGAACCAAAGAGAGCTGTTTCTAGAGAGGATTCTGTAAAGCCTGGTGCCCATCTAACAGTGAAGAAAATTTTTGTTGGTGGTATTAAAGAAGATACAGAAGAATACAATTTGAGAGACTACTTTGAAAAGTATGGCAAGATTGAAACCATAGAAGTTATGGAAGACAGGCAGagtggaaaaaagagaggatttgCTTTTGTGACTTTTGATGATCATGATACAGTTGATAAAATTGTTGTTCAGAAATACCATACTATTAATGGGCATAATTGTGAAGTGGAAAAGGCCCTTTCTAAACCAGAGATGCAGTCTGCTGGATCACAAAGAGGTCGTGGAGGTGGATCTGGCAACTTTATGGGCCGTGGAGGGAACTTTGGAGGTGGTGGAGGGAACTTTGGCCACGGTGGAAACTTTGGTGGAAGAGGAGGctatggtggtggaggtggtggcagCAGAGGTAGTTATGGAGGAGGTGATGGTGGATATAATGGATTTGGAGGTGATGGTGGCAACTATGGCGGTGGTCCTGGTTATAGTAGTAGAGGGGGCTATGGTGGTGGTGGACCAGGATATGGAAACCAAGGTGGTgggtgtggtggtggtggcggaGGATGTGATGGTTACAATGAAGGAGGAAATTTTGGCAGTGGTAACTATGGTGGTGGTGGAAGCTATAATGATTTTGGAAATTATAGTGGACAACAGCAATCAAATTATGGACCCATGAAAGGGGGCAGTTTTGGTGGAAGAAGCTCGGGCAGTCCCTATGGTGGTGGTTATGGATCTGGTGGTGGAAGTGGTGGATATGGTAGCAGAAGGTTCTAA